The genomic window CCTGCAGTTGAACAGTCAGGGTTCTgaagagacatatgttgaaagcTTTAATGGAATCAGTGAAGTTATTTCAGTCAATCAATTCATTCCAAGCCTCGACGTTGCAGATTACACGAAAGTGATAAGAATAATAGGTCAGGTCCGGTGCAGTGTAAAGGTACAGCACTACTGTTATACTCCACAATCAGATGATTGAGTACGCTTGTAGTCACGATCACCACAATACGAGTTAAAATGACCCCTCCTGGCCTTTACGCAGAAAGCTGaactctttctttttatttaactCATGCCGCAGGGTACACtggcgccaaaaaaaaaagggagggggctACGCTACGCGGCTCGAAGTAAGTTGATGTGGATAAGTTTATCCCGAGCTCATTCCCAAGGTACTTCATCTTATATTATATTattgttttttcaacaatgcctttacctgaccagacggcattccgtcgaacttcGAACTCTCGACTACTTCATCTTATATTAGCGGCAATGTCATCTTAGCTCATCGGTTCGGGATAACTATTGCATAAGTCTCTCATATTACGAAGAGGAAATAAAACGATACaagttgagagaaaaaaaaaaggattcgaCTGATGAAAGAATTCATGAAAAAGCgatgtcaacatttttttttgttcaaccgTTTCTCATGCCAAGCAGAAACTTGAGGAATCCGCTCTACAAAAACATGTGCAACCTTGTATCCTGATAGGCGCTGTTCTGTCCTAACTGGCTTGCCATGGAAAGTTTGGCACTTATATCAATTCGGCTAAACCATTTCTGTAAGCTCTAATTCATTTCTGTGTGCTCTGCagtgcaaaatgaaaaaaaaaaacggttactcaaaagcaaaaaaacatgaaaaatgttTGAATGTACTGAAAACTGAAACGGAGGAAACGGCAATGCCGCAGTGCAGCATAATAGTCCTCAAGCCAGGGATATATGCCAGAAAAGTTCTTGCAAATGTTTCAATTGTTACAGTATCAAGTGCGCGTTGGCCAAGGTATTTTCTATCTATGTATAAAGGCTGATTCAAACCTGCGACTAGCACCAGTCTCGCAACTGAGTTATTCGCATAGCGGTCGCGAAGAGATGCTGTTGTGGCAAAGCGACTACTTTGGCTCCCTCGCTGGCGATTCGATTCGCGTTAGGCGACTTTCTTTGCACTAAGCAGTTGCGCGGGAACACGACAATGGGGCCAGACATGAACGTGTCGGTGGGTATTTGCTTTGAACTTAACTTGCCACCGCCTTCAAGGCAGCGCGTTCGAAATGCGTTTGTGTTTAATAGTTCGAGACACGtttgcgctgcattgaaggcggtagCTAGCCAAGTTTAAGtcaacccccgtattcagaaatgctCCTTAACTTGATCTTGTTTTGCCATCGCCTTCAATGCaacacaaacgcgtttcaaacgcgctgccTTCAAGGCGGTAAGTCAACGAGCGTTTCTGGATGCGGTGAAGTCGCAGTGTAGAGGCGCATTGTGGTCGTTATTCGCTAATGGATGCGCTACCGATAATAGCCCCTGGTGTGAACGATCCGATCCTTAATACATTCATGCGGGTAGTTTCAACCAGCTCTTTACTCAAACGATTCCTACAAAATCTATGTACGCGCAGATATGAGCGACGCCCAGGAAAGCCACCCGCAGCAACGCCAACGCCCCAGTGAAAACCAGAGGCACTGCGACGCGACGACCCCCACAGCAACCTCTACCACTCTTCGGACCGATAGCACGATTACCTCGCCGTCCGCAGAGTCCAGCCTCGCAGCAGCTGGCTCGGTAAATCCGGAGTCGGGAACCAACAAGCCATGGCCGCCGCGGATATGCGGCGTGTGCGGCGACCGGGCCAAGAGCTACCACTTCGGCGGCATCTCCTGCGACAGCTGCAAGGCCTTCTTCCGACGCTCGGTACAGAACGAGTCGCACTTCCAGTGCCCCAACCGCGGCAACTGTCGCATCACGCTCGCGTCTCGCAAGAGCTGCCAGGCGTGTCGCTTCGCCAAGTGTCTCGCCATAGGCATGGAAGCCAGTTGGGTGATGACCGAGCAAGAGCGCAGGGCCCGAATGCAGCAGCGATTGATCGCAAAAGGTGACAGTGGCGGCCGACCAGCGCCGCCACCACGGCCTCCGGAGACGCCCCCGTCCGCCGAAGACGTCGGACTTCTGGAAGAACTCGTCCACGCTTACGTGGCTGGTTGCGCCGGTGCCCCTTTCGCGGCGCACCTGCAACGCGAAGAGAAGTCCAGGACAGAACTCCTGGACGTGTTCTTCACGCTCGTGCACCAGATAAGCGGATTCGCACAGGGACTGCAAGCATTCGCCAGGGTTCGCGAGTCGGACAGACACATCCTCCTGAGGACCGCCGTGCTCGAACTGTGCTTCCTTCGAAGTGCGATGAACTTTGACGACGAGGACGACCGGTGGCCCTCGAGGGTTCACTTCGGTGATGAGGCAACTTCGGTGCCGTGTGTGCGCGCTTCCGACGTGGAACGCTTAGTACCGGTTGAACTGTGGGCGCTGCACCGGAAATTCCTGGTGTCCACGCGGAGGCTCAAGCCCGATCCTCTGACCCTGCTCTTGCTGTCGGCGATAGCGCTCTTGTGTCCGGACAGGGCTGGAATCAGAGACCTGGAGACCCTTGCCCTTCAGCAGGAGCGTTATTGCGCGCTACTTCGCAGGTGACGTTATAGGCGTATGCGTCCACAGTGTGCCTGCCTGTTTGAGCTAGCTGGTACAGTGGTCAACTCTCATGTCTATAGAACGACGGTGTGTCACGGGAGGAACTGCACGAGCGACAGTCGTAAACAAGCCGCATATGAGCATATGTGGCAGCAATGCCGCTCCTCCGTCGCATTATCGATCCTTGTTTATCCCCGCGGATGCAAGAACCACTTTGGCCGTGGAAAGAACTCTCAACGGTGTCGGGCAAAAGCAAAGACTGacgacaaaaacaagaaaaaaacccTAAGCGCCCATTGCAAACTGTGCTGTACTCTTATTCTCTGTGTGGTCCCACTTTCCCAAGAGCAGATTTGTGCCTTCTTGTCAGCTGAATGACCTTTTTGTGGTTTCGACAacattcagttgacagcgcttcTGACGGCCAAAGCTGTTGTCGCGTTCGTGGTGATAAACAAGAATGGAAACAGCAAGACATGCAGGCACTTCGTTGGCgtcgcgcatgctcagatgtacGTGGCCCGTTTCAAATAGCAGATTTCGCTCATGTTCCGAGCTTGACGCACCGTCGTTCTAGACGGGACAGTTAAGCACTGTACAACATATTCGACTGGTAGTCTTTGAGTGCGCAGAATTCTTGAAGAAAGGGCAAGATAGGAAGAAACAAACACTTACAACCACGTTTATTTTTCCGACGCCGGAAATATGTGTGCAATAAAGTGGGGGTTAGGGTTCAAAAAAGACAGGGGAATACaaatgtgcgaaactgctaacaTGTTGAAATGCATGGCTTGATCTCAAGCGATACTCTAATTCATTATCTAACAGATGAATAGACGGTGCACTCGCACTCTCGTTTcatgcacaagaaaaaaagaaaaaaaaggttttttgtAGTGCGCAGTCTCcacgctagaaaaaaaaagttttttcttgTAAAGCAGGGGTAGGGTGGTGGCAATAGTGCTGATGAACAGTTACAAATGTAGAATAAAAACTCGTAATGAAATAGAAAAAAGACGCGAGGTAAAGCGTTTCTGTAGCTTCCCTCACCTGCATTTTGCACCATGTTCTTCGTCTTCCTGCATGTATCCTTAGTTTTTTAGTGCAACATATCAACCACTTTTCTGCACAGAGACTTGTAGGCTATAAATGACGTGTTTTATTCAAAGCTGATTGAGATATAATTGGCACAGGGCAAGTTTGTTTAGCATCTTTAAGCTGCAACGGTCATACTCCAGCTTCgagctgaaaaaagaaattgCTATTAAAATTTCAAGGCTGTTACAAAATTACCGCAATATAAAAAAAAGGCCAGCCTTGTCATGGGTGTGACGCAATAAATTCCATAGCGAATATAAAATGGAAGGTTAACGACCAACTAAGGAGAAGTGTGCAAGGTTTTTTGCACTGCCGGACCGCATGGACATTCATCGGTGCCACTGTATTGCTTGCGGACTCGTCATCATTATTGGCTGAAGAGTTCACCAATGCGAATTTCCCGTTAATGTTGAATAGAAATTACACCGGTCTTCTCGAACAAACTCGAGTGATCGTCTCTAGACTGACAGTCGATCGTGTGTCGCAGGTACGTGACGTGGCGCAAGGTGGCGCCCATCGAGTTCGCCAAGGTTCTCATGCGGCTTCCCGACCTGCGAGAGCTGGCGGACACGCACGCCGACTCGGACTTGCTCTTCGATGCCAAGGAAGCGGCTGACGTGCAGAGACACCTTTCCAACGTCATGGTGGGTTGGATTGGGGTTACGGTAGTTGAATAGGCGAAAACGTACGTTCAAAAGGCGTTCAAATGGAAGCGCCGTGCGAAACAACAGTGTGGATGTAGGTGGAGCCTTTATTCAAAGTATACATCAAAGCAtcatggaggaagtgaaccagaaaattgtctggcaaatactt from Rhipicephalus microplus isolate Deutch F79 chromosome 7, USDA_Rmic, whole genome shotgun sequence includes these protein-coding regions:
- the LOC119179543 gene encoding vitamin D3 receptor isoform X2, with protein sequence MSDAQESHPQQRQRPSENQRHCDATTPTATSTTLRTDSTITSPSAESSLAAAGSVNPESGTNKPWPPRICGVCGDRAKSYHFGGISCDSCKAFFRRSVQNESHFQCPNRGNCRITLASRKSCQACRFAKCLAIGMEASWVMTEQERRARMQQRLIAKGDSGGRPAPPPRPPETPPSAEDVGLLEELVHAYVAGCAGAPFAAHLQREEKSRTELLDVFFTLVHQISGFAQGLQAFARVRESDRHILLRTAVLELCFLRSAMNFDDEDDRWPSRVHFGDEATSVPCVRASDVERLVPVELWALHRKFLVSTRRLKPDPLTLLLLSAIALLCPDRAGIRDLETLALQQERYCALLRRYVTWRKVAPIEFAKVLMRLPDLRELADTHADSDLLFDAKEAADVQRHLSNVMRHQGGSFRETCSRSAPPNQPEKIRPRRNRPRSRLVRDRQTGRCQEPAKADAPGTEVRLHELTESSLPRSCLQAGFVYPFNVDRYGNHVLLLRPANIRSLPMADVRRVLVFFVETLLRRQNASRITLLVDCVGGDRHQLDLGRYLMALFRCYYPRSLGFVLLWQPPRLLQGIWRLCKGLMPVEALERVRFVTASDISHYVDRDKLPVRMGGTDNYHYEYVPGRPLGERCPKLAPLNPVTCPTASLHVYGMFTA
- the LOC119179543 gene encoding uncharacterized protein LOC119179543 isoform X1, coding for MSDAQESHPQQRQRPSENQRHCDATTPTATSTTLRTDSTITSPSAESSLAAAGSVNPESGTNKPWPPRICGVCGDRAKSYHFGGISCDSCKAFFRRSVQNESHFQCPNRGNCRITLASRKSCQACRFAKCLAIGMEASWVMTEQERRARMQQRLIAKGDSGGRPAPPPRPPETPPSAEDVGLLEELVHAYVAGCAGAPFAAHLQREEKSRTELLDVFFTLVHQISGFAQGLQAFARVRESDRHILLRTAVLELCFLRSAMNFDDEDDRWPSRVHFGDEATSVPCVRASDVERLVPVELWALHRKFLVSTRRLKPDPLTLLLLSAIALLCPDRAGIRDLETLALQQERYCALLRRYVTWRKVAPIEFAKVLMRLPDLRELADTHADSDLLFDAKEAADVQRHLSNVMRHQGGSFRETCSRSAPPNQPEKIRPRRNRPRSRLVRDRQTGRCQEPAKADAPGTEPNLQPPSWHVPFAKERGNKVRSRRRGNVVRLQARVGCTMATPPYPDVFGESRYFITSEHMKAFRARLLGEHRGRETAAYHSSDRRRILDSDEYCWRFIVHNRLDLERAVRMADAALKWRAKVRLHELTESSLPRSCLQAGFVYPFNVDRYGNHVLLLRPANIRSLPMADVRRVLVFFVETLLRRQNASRITLLVDCVGGDRHQLDLGRYLMALFRCYYPRSLGFVLLWQPPRLLQGIWRLCKGLMPVEALERVRFVTASDISHYVDRDKLPVRMGGTDNYHYEYVPGRPLGERCPKLAPLNPVTCPTASLHVYGMFTA